A portion of the Edaphobacter bradus genome contains these proteins:
- the rimO gene encoding 30S ribosomal protein S12 methylthiotransferase RimO, which yields MRAVQATELVNYETVTPPATTETTGVLEAAPARPKIGFVSLGCPKNLVDSEVMMGLLHSAGGELTPSAEDAEILVVNTCSFIDSAKQESVNTILEMVQHKQANGGRAQRLIVAGCLVERYRDEIQKNIPEVDAVVGTGELEAILNAAGLSPKPASQPNSPFNILPQSLAARAHSAVHQHSRPEDAAPQLQIEQATTSRPEGDLRQKQGRFSRDAWDGATAALPEYLYSDDTPRILSTPRASAYIKIAEGCDHPCSFCIIPQLRGKFRSRRMSSIVAEAENLIAQGVREITLIGQDTTCYGEDLGLQDGLAQLLEALAALPGLRWLRFLYTYPNKVTTRLLETMAKHDNIAKYLDVPLQHASASVLKRMKRGGNAQIFLNLIERARRIVPGIVIRTSFIVGFPGETEADYKELEAFITAAQIDWLGVFTYSDEEGAKAFELADELKVPTRTIQSRRNKLMKLQQKISAKSKAAWVGREIDLLVEGESEETELLWEGRTLLHAPEIDGKVFINDFGPHEELVPGTFYRAEITESHDYDVVARIIE from the coding sequence ATGCGAGCCGTACAGGCCACAGAACTGGTAAACTATGAGACTGTGACTCCCCCCGCTACAACAGAAACCACAGGTGTGCTCGAAGCCGCTCCTGCAAGGCCAAAGATCGGCTTCGTCTCCCTCGGCTGCCCCAAGAACCTCGTCGACTCCGAGGTCATGATGGGCCTCCTCCACAGCGCCGGCGGCGAACTCACCCCCAGCGCCGAAGACGCCGAGATCCTCGTCGTCAACACCTGCAGCTTCATCGACTCGGCCAAGCAGGAGTCCGTCAACACCATCCTCGAGATGGTGCAGCACAAACAGGCCAACGGCGGACGCGCCCAGCGCCTCATCGTCGCCGGCTGCCTCGTCGAGCGCTACCGCGACGAGATCCAGAAAAACATCCCCGAGGTCGACGCCGTCGTAGGCACTGGCGAGCTCGAAGCCATCCTCAACGCCGCCGGCCTCTCCCCCAAACCCGCGTCGCAGCCCAACTCGCCCTTCAACATCCTCCCGCAGTCGCTCGCTGCCCGCGCCCACAGCGCCGTCCACCAGCACTCGCGCCCTGAAGACGCCGCACCACAGCTCCAGATCGAACAGGCAACAACCTCCCGCCCCGAAGGCGACCTCCGCCAAAAACAAGGCCGCTTCTCCCGCGACGCCTGGGACGGAGCCACCGCCGCGCTCCCCGAGTACCTCTACTCCGACGACACCCCGCGCATCCTCTCCACTCCCCGCGCCAGCGCCTATATCAAGATCGCCGAAGGCTGCGACCACCCCTGCAGCTTCTGTATCATCCCGCAACTTCGCGGCAAGTTCCGCTCGCGCCGCATGTCCTCCATCGTCGCCGAGGCGGAAAACCTCATCGCCCAGGGTGTCCGCGAGATCACCCTCATCGGCCAGGACACCACCTGCTACGGCGAAGACCTCGGCCTGCAGGACGGCCTCGCCCAGCTCCTCGAAGCCCTCGCCGCCCTCCCCGGCCTCAGGTGGCTTCGCTTCCTCTACACCTATCCCAACAAGGTGACGACGCGGCTGCTCGAGACGATGGCGAAGCACGACAACATCGCCAAGTACCTCGACGTCCCGCTGCAGCACGCCAGCGCCAGCGTCCTCAAGCGCATGAAGCGCGGAGGCAACGCGCAGATCTTCCTCAACCTCATCGAGCGCGCCCGCCGCATCGTCCCCGGCATCGTCATCCGCACCAGCTTCATCGTAGGCTTCCCCGGCGAGACCGAAGCCGACTACAAGGAACTCGAAGCCTTCATAACCGCCGCGCAGATCGACTGGCTCGGCGTCTTCACCTACTCCGACGAAGAGGGCGCCAAGGCCTTCGAACTGGCCGACGAGCTCAAAGTCCCCACACGCACTATCCAGTCCCGCCGCAACAAGCTGATGAAGCTCCAGCAGAAGATCAGCGCCAAATCCAAGGCCGCCTGGGTAGGCCGCGAGATCGACCTCCTCGTCGAAGGCGAATCCGAAGAGACCGAACTCCTCTGGGAGGGCCGCACGCTTCTCCACGCCCCCGA